One Spinacia oleracea cultivar Varoflay chromosome 4, BTI_SOV_V1, whole genome shotgun sequence DNA segment encodes these proteins:
- the LOC110799120 gene encoding sugar transporter ERD6-like 7, whose product MVQIENRRKKKGRPSKADLAARAAEDSDVDVGVSPSSSAAAAEEAREVRNSFVGCRITASLFFQIDSPNSIKKFLKGSLALDIGRLAGGYGMGAFSYVVPVYIAEISPVNLRGALTTLNQVMICTGVSVAFIIGIVLSWRTLALTGLVPCAVLLLGLCFIPESPRWMAKIGSQKEFEAAFQKLRGKDADITHEAAEIQDYIEELEKMPKANMFDLFQKRYLRSVTVTLEIPWVKWEDGWTWEVKAQLMEAVEWPQKHQDAFERIGTCPPTGVLLFGPPWMQQNAHGPSCSF is encoded by the exons atggttcAGATCGAGAAcaggaggaagaagaaaggaagaCCATCTAAGGCAGATCTAGCAGCACGGGCTGCTGAGGACTCCGACGTCGACGTTGGAGTATCACCCTCTTCTTCTGCGGCGGCTGCGGAGGAGGCGAGGGAAGTGAG AAATTCGTTCGTGGGTTGTAGAATTACAGCTAGTTTGTTTTTTCAGATAGATTCGCCCAATTCAATCAAGAAATTCTTGAag GGTTCTTTAGCATTGGATATAGGAAGACTAGCAGGAGGATATGGAATGGGTGCCTTCTCCTATGTG GTACCTGTTTACATTGCGGAAATATCACCTGTAAATCTCCGAGGAGCACTTACAACATTAAACCAG GTCATGATCTGTACTGGCGTCTCAGTGGCGTTTATAATAGGGATAGTTTTATCATGGAGGACTTTAGCATTAACTG GACTTGTTCCATGTGCTGTTCTGCTTTTGGGTTTATGCTTCATTCCAGAATCTCCAAGATGGATG GCGAAAATAGGATCTCAAAAGGAGTTTGAAGCTGCATTTCAGAAACTTCGTGGCAAGGATGCAGATATAACCCATGAGGCTGCTGAGATTCAA GATTACATAGAAGAACTCGAAAAGATGCCCAAAGCTAATATGTTTGACTTGTTTCAAAAGAGGTATCTACGTTCTGTAACG GTAACTCTTGAGATCCCTTGGGTCAAGTGGGAAGATGGGTGGACATGGGAAGTGAAGGCACAATTGATGGAAGCTGTTGAGTGGCCTCAAAAGCACCAGGATGCATTCGAGCGAATTGGAACCTGCCCACCAACAGGAGTGTTGTTGTTTGGTCCCCCCTGGATGCAGCAAAACGCTCATGGCCCGTCCTGTAGCTTCTGA